DNA sequence from the Malus domestica chromosome 06, GDT2T_hap1 genome:
agagagagtgtttctgagggagagatgaggaagaaagagggagagagacaacCTACGGGTTTTGGGGAAGGATTTCAGGAGGTGGGGATCCCACCTAAGTCCAATACAAAATTATTAGACCAAACAAATGTAAATCTAAACCCTAGTTTAAGTCcctaacataaaataatattcTAAATAACAATAGTTTAGGATCTTTAGGTAAAACAAATGTCAAACATTTacacaccttaatcccgtttaaggtcaCATTggtcatttcacgtcctcggaattaaaattccgggacgggctgtgacaaaaacccaaaaatttatgggattaaaaatattaaagataaattatactctctagtatattgtgtgtgtgtgtgtcacaCATGGGTATGTTCATaaaaaaactaaccaaaaaactATTGtgccaaaacatgggtacatttttcaaaaacacaaaaaagaaaaagaaaaaaaaagaagatattacgcttaataacattattaaatttcttctattaaacttgacatagatacattttcaaatcaacaaaatagaatgtacccatataagtttaaaaatagattagagaaaagattgaatgaattttatataaaaaaaaatgggtacattttatattaaaaaagggtacagttttcatataacaaattcatatatatttaagaatgggtacatatcaatttttttataaaaatttaatgggtaaaaacttattctaattttattttttatattttggaaatgtttgaattgaaaattaattaggaatttaataagggtgtgaatattaaaactctaaatcaattactaatttttattataaaattatgtaacttacatgtaattcattaatatattaatgatagggattttgatcaaaatctaaaaactaataaggtcttaatcaataaagattaaaactagggaccggatactaataaGCTATCCCTGAGCTTGCTAAGACTGCCACATGCGGCTTGTTCTGGGTGGATTCCATGTTTGGCTGGTTGATATCTTTAGCTCCGGAATACTTCTGGGGTTTTCAGAAAACAGAAGTTGAtatttaaagaaagaagaacattaatcaactaattaaacttactttaaaaattaatttgtcatgctaaaaaaattaatttattattttagagTACGGACAAGATtctatgttatttttttatattttattttaggtacactttggatgcggtctccCCTAACTACCAATGTTCTTTGACTGAAATCtttgtggttttttgttttttattgaaatctctgacattaatgtaataatgtatttctatgtaggttattatatttttaacttaaaaatgaaatttgtattatttatattaatgagatttaaaataaaacccaaaaatttatgggattaaaaatattaaagataaattatactctccagtatattttgtgtgtgtgtgtgtgtgtttgtgtgtgtacaCACACATGGGTACGTTCATAAAAAAACTAACCAaataattattgtaccaaaacatgggtacatttttcaaaaacacaaaaaagaaaataaaaaagaagaagaagatattaggcttaataacatgattaaatttcttctattgaacttgacatagatacagtctcaaatcaacaaaatagaatgtacccatataagtctAAAAATATATTagagaaaagattgaatgaattttatataaataaaaaatgggtacattttatattaaaaagggTACAgttttcatataacaaattggtatatttaagaatgggtacatatcaattttttataaaaatttaatgggtacaaacttattctatttttattttttatattttggaaatgtttgaattgaaaattaattagtaatttaataagggtgtgagtattaaaactctaaatcaattactaatttttattataaaattatgtaacttacatgtaattcaactaataaattcttaattaataaacattagaaactagagaccggatactaatttttcttttattttatgccACAAGACTATTAATTAATCTTGCAAATGTGATCACAACTAAAAGTCGAAAAAAGGACAACGCAATTTTTTCCACAGTTGAAAAAGGGAAGAATCTCACGTCtaaatattatttaaatattataaaatagcCAATAAGGGTTGTTGAATTGATAAGGACAAAGATCTAGATTCTAGTTTCGCAACCTGGTCATTTTGATGGAAAACAAAAAACCTAAAACCCCCTCTCTAAATCTTCAAAGAAGCTTATGGTATACTGTAGATGGAATAGCCTTGCCTCCTCACCCTAAACATTTTTGtacaaacaaaaaaagtaaaataaaatatgtgACAAATGATTTGCTAATTACAATAAGACTTTTTGTGATACAACATCTAACACCTATTAACAAAGACTCCATTTACTGTAATTTTATTAGAAATGGTGGGTTGCTTTTTGATTTTGAACGTCTTTCCATCCTGCTGAGCTCCACGGCTCCGCTACCAATTTGACTTTAAAATCCTAGCATTGAACCCGTGGTAGATATATCCGCCGTCCCGAGCATTTTCGAGTGCAAAAGCCAATGCCATGGAGAAATCTCCCATTCGTTGTGAGCTCCTACCTCCTCTCCCATAAGCAACAATCTGACTCGAACCCTCTTGGATAAGGAggtagattgtctgccctcttttTCCCATATCCTTCCCATCCCCTTCTATttgtacggtcacggttaagccacgtcaacattttatattcatattgttttatgttttattatctctattaaaaattaatataaaatgttgacgtggcttaaccgtgaccgcacaaataggaggggatgggaaGGGCATGGGAaaggaagggcagacaatctgcctcccttGGATAATTGGAGTTCTGCTACTTCCACTGGAGCCTATATGTAGTAGCTGTTGGATTTattcaatataaatcaaccaTAAATGGTCTACtatatgtaataggaatgtataGGTTGGAGATCAGTTGAGTTGCGATTTACTTTCCTTATATCAACCCGACATTAAGTGTCTTACAATATAAGTAGGTTTTGATTGattccttaataataataatatatgattatgataatTTACTTAAGAGCCAAGTAAGGAGAGTTCTTAGCTTTCCCTTATGGATGGAATCTAAGACTTTTGGCTAGTATATAAGCACCGGTCCCTGCCAACCCTAGACATGACAACTAAAGCTTCCCATAGAGCATTGTCATAAAGCTAGGAGTTTGCAGAAGAATCGGTGTTCTGTTCGATCACAACAACTACATCAGACTTGGTGTTTACTAGCCACGCATAGTCTACATGGCTGCTGCATCTTCATCAAGTAAGTACTTCATATAAATTgtatatataattgtatatCTTGTGTTTTGATCATATAAACAATATGgataacaattggtatcagagccattgtTTGTATGGTTAAAACCAATAAAGAATCAATACCTCATATGTTTTCAATTGATCAACCGgcatatataaattttataagCATATTTGATGATTGTCGAAAACATTCAGTGTTAAGATCTTGCATAGTTTTTAATTCATGTCAGTTTTAACTGATCTGCATGATCATTAGTACTTCGGTACTTATAAGGTTGATATGGACAACATCTacataattcaattaatcataTATTCAAGCTACAGCCGTTTATCATGAGAGATTGAATCATGTAGTAAAGTTGCTGTTCATAAAATTGCATTCTATATGATATAGAGATTGTTCTtcttgctcacaagtgttgaTCATTGTTTTCTGGATCATATATGAATGGTATGACATGATTTATGTGCTATATCAGTAGTGAAGGTTCTCAtcttgctcacaagtgttggGAATCAGCATGAAGGTGACTGGTATAACACATAAATCAGTGTCAGAAGACATATTGATCCAtcttgctcacaagtgttggatcaatttcgtttttataaagttttgggattggtttaATCAATGCAtgcatgttatatatatattcagtgATGAATGCTGTGAACACGGTTCAAACCCTAAGTGGAACAAACTACAAAAAGTGGAAACAAGACCTTGAGATCTGCCTGGGGTTAATGGATTTGGACATAGCAACGAGAGAGAATCCTCCTCCAGAACCTGCTACAGATGATATAACAAATATCAAGGCAAGATATGAGAAGTGGCATAAGGCTAATCGAATTGCTCTTTTGGTGATCAAGAGATCCATGTCTGGCACAGTAAGAGGTGGCATTCCTGAGTCTGAGAGTGCCAAGGAATTCTTGGCATCCATTGATGAGAAGTTTAAAGAATCAGATAAGGCAGAAACTGGTAATCTCATGAACGAACTTATGACCAAAAAGTATAATGGTATGGGATGTGTTAGAGAACATATATTAGAACTACTAGATATTGGTGCTAAATTGAATGCTCTCAAAGTCCCTATGAGTGACCCTTTCTTAGTTCATGTGGCACTTAATTCACTGCCAAAAGAATATTCACAGTTAAAAAGCACATACAATGCACATAAGGAGAAGTGGAGTCTAAATGAACTGATTGCAATCTGTGTGCATGAGGAGCAACATATAAGGtaggaaaattttgaaaaaagggTGAATATGGTGACTGATTATTGTAACAGTAGCACCGCAAGACAGGAGCACAACAAAGAAGCACTACATCACTTCAAAGTTAGTGCGAATAAAGGGTTCAAAGTTAAGGGAAAGTGTTTTTTCTGCAAGAAACCTGGGCACATGAAAAGACACTGCCAAAAGTATAAAAAGTGGATCGACAGTGGCAAGGGAAAAGGTAATGTTATGATTTTTAAAGGTGAagctttagtttgttttgaagcAAATAATGTTGAATATGCTAGAGATTCTTGGTGGCTTGACAGTGGTGCTTCAATACATGTGACAAACTCTTTACAGGGCTACACAAGCAAGAGAGTGCCAAGAAGGGATGAAGTCTCAGTGATCGTTGGGAATGGAGGAAAAGCTGCTGTTGAGTTTATTGGAATAGTTAGAATAAAATTAGAGTCTGGTTTTACATTAGACCTTGAGAATGTGTGCTATGTACCTTCAATTCGAAGGAATTTAGTGTCAGTTAGTCAGCTAGTTATGAAAgattttgtattttcaataaATAACAGTGGCTTTTCAATTCACAAAAACTCTCAGATTATTGGGAATGGTTTGCATATTGGTGGGATGTTTCGACTGAATTGCAAGGAATCATGTCGAGTAGCACATTTAATTGGACAGAAGAGATTGAATCAAGATGAGACTTCATCCACTCTTTGGCACAAAAGATTAGGGCATATTTCAATTGAGAGAATAAAGAACCTAAGTAAAAgtggcatacttccaacacttgAGTTTGACAATCCGGTTACATGTATTGAATGCATTAAAGGAAAAATGGTGAGTTCACACAAGAAAgatgcaattagaagtaatggaTTACTAGAGCTCATACACACTGACATATGTGGGCCTTTCCCCACGCCTACTTATGATGGCTATAAGTACTTCATAACATTCATAGATGACCATTCGAGATATTGTTACTTATATTTGCTTACTGAGAAATCCAGTGCTTTGAATGCTTTTCAAATTTACAAGGCTGAAGTTGAAAAACAGTTGGATAAGAAAATCAAAACTGTAAGGTCTGACAGAGGTGGTGAGTACTACGGAAGATACACTGAACATGGAAGAAATCCAGGACCCTTTGCACTTTATCTGCAAAGTGAAGGAATTGTAGCTCAATATACAAATCCTggaacaccacaacaaaatggtgtctCTGAGAGAAAGAATCGTACCTTGAAGGATATGGTAAGAAGTATGATGAGCACTACTAACTTGCCAATGTTTCTATGGGGTGATGCAATTAAAACTGCAAACTATATCTGCAATAGGGTACCAAGCAAGTCTGTCACTTCAACACCTTTCGAAATTTGGAACAACAGAAAGCCTAGCTTGTTACATTTGAGAATATGGGGATGTAAAGCAGAAGCAAGAGCATATAATCCTCAGGAAAAGAAGTTAGATCCCAAAACTGTAAGTTGCTATTTCATTGGTTATCCACCGAGAACCAAGGGATATAGATTTTATTGTCCTGGAAATTCTATGCGTTTCATTGAGACAAATAAAGTGAAGTTCATAGAAGAGATAACAGAGGGAATCTTAAATCAAAACTTGGTTTTTGATGAACAAGATGAATCTAATTTACAAGAAAATGTAGAAGACACTAGGGTGCAGACTCCAAACACAAGCCACAGTCATCTCTTACCACCAGTTACTGAGAATACTGAGAATGTTGTGCAAAATGATGCCATTGATGATACTACAGTCAATATGGAAGAACCGAATGCCACTAATGATGCTCCACATGAACTAGTACAAGTTACAGAACCAATTCCTGAAATCCTTGCACCCATCCTTCGAAAATCTACAAGACTGAGGAAATCAGCCATCTCAGATGATTTTATGTTGTATTTGAGTGAAGCAGATATCAACATTGGTGAACCTGTAACATATAAAGAGGCTATAAGTGGATTGCAACAAGAAGAGTGGGTGAAAGCCATGGAAAGTGAACTTGAATCCATGAAAAAGAATAAAGTGTGGGAACTTGCAGTGTTACCAAAGGGAGCAAAGCCAATCGGATGTAAGTGGGTGTATAAGACTGAGAAAGACTCCAAGGGAGAAATTGAAAGATTCAAGGCTAGACTTGTAGCCAAGGGATACACTCAACAAGAGGGAATTGATTACACTGAGACATTCTCACCAGTctcaacaaaagattcattcagGTTTGTAATGGCTTTGGTGGCTCACTATGATCTTCatttacatcaaatggatgtaaaaactgCATTCCTAAATGGTACTTTGGAGGAAGAAATTTATATGCGACAACCTGAGGGATTCATTGATGCAGATGGTAAGGAATTAGTATGCAAACTTCGAAAATCAATTTATGGCTTAAAGCAGGCATcgaggcaatggtatttgaggttcgATGAAGTTATGCAATCACATGGTTTTGATGAGAATTCAGAAGATGAGTGCATATATTTCAAATCCAGTGGGAGACACTTCACTATATTGGtgctatatgtggatgatatcctCATAGCTAGCACTGATTTGACCTTACTACATGAAACAAAATTGATACTCAGTGACaactttgagatgaaagatatgGGTGACGCCTCTTATGTCTTGGGGATAGAAATTACTCGGGACAAAAGGAGGGGTTTGCTTGGGCTATCACAGAAGGGATATATTGATAAGATACTCAAAAGGTTCAATATGTCAACATGCAGTGGATGTGATGTGCCAGTGACCAAAGGAGATAAACTAAGCAAGCTGCAAAGTCCTAGAATTGAAACTGAAAAGCTTGAGATGAATGATAAACCTTATGCTTCAGTTGTAGGGAGCCTAATGTATGCACAAGTATGCACCAGACCTGACATTGCTTTTGCATTGAGTTTGCTGGGGAGATATCAGTCGAATCCTGGACATGCTCATTGGATTGCAGCAAAGAAGGTGCTCAGATATTTGCAGAAAACCAAAGATTATAAATTGGTATACAAGAGAAGTGATAAGCTTAAATTGGTTGGCTACTGTGATTCAGATTTCGCAGGATGTCAAGACTCATTAAAATCAACCTCTAGCTATATCTTCATGATGGCAGGAGGTGCAATCTCATGGAAAAGTATGAAACAGAAGAACATAGCTACATCTACCATGATGGCAGAATACATGGCCTGTTTTGAAGCTACTTCCCAGGCCGTTTGGATTGGAAAATTCATAGAAGGAATGAGAGTTCTCAATATTGTCACATATCCATTACAGATATTTTGTGACAACACTGCTGCAGTTTTCTATTCGAAGAACAACAAGAGGTCTTCTGGAACCAAACACATGCATATCAAGTACAAGTTGATCAGAGAAAAGATTAAGCAAGGGTTCATAAAGATCAGCTATATTGATACTGCATCAATGCTTGCAGATCCCTTGAACAAGCCACTTTCAGTTATGTCTTTTAAGAAGCACGTAGAGAATATGGGATTGATCTCGAACTTTGATATGCTGAGTTAGTGGGAGTAGAAAGCTGTTTTCTTTCAGCTGCAGTAAAATAAGTGAATCAAACTCGTTTTGGGTTTGAGATGTGGTTTGTTTTCGAGGTTGGGTTTGAATAAAGattgttgtttgttttttaattatttgtgttCACGTGTTGCATGCATATTTCATACATCTGGCATAAGTTCATCTTGGAACAATACAAGTTTGCGTTGGCAAACATGCAGAATGCTTGAAAGTATAAGGTGGCATTTTGGAATGATAAAAAGTTTACATTGGTAAACATGTGGGCTACTTAAAAGCATAAGTGTGATGTCGGAATGATAAAAAGTTTACATTGGTAAACATGAAGGCTACTTAAAAGCATAAGTGTGACTTTGGAATGGTAAAAAGTTTGCATTGGCAAACATGTATATCGTTCAAACGGCATAAGGTGTGACTTAATAAAGTTACAATAAAGTGGACCTGAGATGATATAGTGTAAGACAGTTCTTGAGTTAAGGTTCATCTCTAGATCATAATTTGATGGTTTTCATGTGAATGGTTGACACAATGTATGTGAGTATGAAGGTTCTGAGATGAAATATCTTTACAACATTGTTAGTCCTGCATTGAGAAGTCCATTTGACAGAAATTTGAATTAAGGATGGGATTGGATCGCAGTGATATGGCCATTAAAGAAACAATGATCTCCGACATATGTTTGAAGCATGATCATTACAATTAGtagaccaagtgggagaatgttggatttattcaatataaatcaaccaTAAATGGTCTACtatatgtaataggaatgtataGGTTGGAGATCAGTTGAGTTGCGATTTACTTTCCTTATATCAACCTGACATTAAGTGTCTTACAATATAAGTAGGTTTTGATTGattccttaataataataatatatgattatgataatTTACTTAAGAGCCAAGTAAGGAAAGTTCTTAGCTTTCCCTTATGGATGGAATCTAAGACTTTTGGCTAGTATATAAGCACCGGTCCCTGCCAACCCTAGACACGACAACTAAAGCTTCCCATAGAGCATTGTCATAAAGCTAGGAGTTTGCAGAAGAATCGGTGTTCTGTTCAATCACAACAACTACATCAGACTTGGTGTTTACTAGCCACACATAGTCTACATGGTTGCTGCATCTTCATCAAGTAAGTACTTCATATAAATTgtatatataattgtatatCTTGTGTTTTGATCATATAAACAATATGGATAACAGTAGCTGGAatgataagaaaaaaatttagaccCAATTAACGAAGTTCATTCAGTCCCAATTTCTCAAATTAACGAAGTTTATTCTTGGATTAAGTATCCAAAACTCATCAATATTTTATTGTCATTTCAAATTGGTCTCAACATTTTTAAACATTAAAAgaaggctaaatagccaaaatggtccttgagatttgcataactcatcactttggtccctaacatttcaaatcgataaaagtggtccctgagattgtccaccatccatcattttggtccttccgttaaaaactccgttaagtgtcccggagctctttgtcagaagtttggacaattttcaaagcttcgtaactcaatcgtttcttaaccaaattcaacctataatatatcaaaatgaagataggaaagtgtagaataagattatacctatttggaagcctaaTGGCTGCCAGAGATagctggaaaatagcctcaaagttgactggtctgaaggaaaactggaaaacgcGCCGGAAActggtaaactttaaatgttcataacttcttcaatactcaacgaaatcaagtgattcaaaaacgaaaatcatatttCTCGACGAGATGaatagaatggtacctttttagaTGGCTAAATCACCGTTTTTTGGCCGGACAACGGTTCGAAAGTGGCTGttttggtctcgagttagccactttcgagccattttccggccaaaccaagTCTATTTAGCTGTCTAAAAATGTActattctcttcgtctcatctagaagtatgatttttgtttttaaatcacttgatttcattgagtattgaagaagttatgaacgtttaaagtttacccagttttcggcgagttttccaattttccctcggaccagtcaactttgaggctattttatGGCCATCTCTGGCatccattgggcttccaaataggtataatcttattctacacttttctatcttcattttaatatattatgggtcgaatttggttaagaaacgattgagttacgaagctttgaaaattgcccaaacttccggccaagagctccaggacacttaacgtagtttttaacggaaggaccaaaatgatggatggtggacaatctcagggaccacttttatcgatttgaaatgttagggaccaaagtgacgagttatgcaaatctcatggaccattttgactATTTAGCCTTAAAAGAATAGTATCTAATCTATTAAAAATGTCGCCTCTATTAAAAAGGTTGTAAAAGCATGGTCTCCACTAACTAACGGTCACCACCACCCTTATCAGGCCACCTTCAAACCCAATGCACAACCACTAACTCCACCCAACAACTCAAGCCGCCAACATCAAGAAGAAGATTGTGGAGGTTGCTGAAATGGTATGGACTGCCATGATGCGGCCACCACCATCTTCACCACCCACAAAGAAGAACTGGAAGCTGAATTCGTTGGTAGGTTTTGAATATACAGGTTGTGATGGGGTTTCAATGGTAGTAGGTTGAGCTTAGAGGTGGCGGGGGCTTGATATTTCCCaatcttcaattttgttttccattttatttgtgaatttgtttatttattttttatgttttcaacttcatgtcttttttttaagttatttctattattattttagtGTCCAAGTAAGTTAAAAAGTGGGACTCATTGTTGTCACCTATACAtttaacgaaaaaaaaattaaatgagacTTAACAGATGTAACATTTTCAATAGGTTGGGTACTTATTTAAAATGCTTAAAAAAGTTAAGACCAAATTGGAATGACACTAAAATGTTGAGGAATTTTAGGCACTTaactttttattcttttatatgttATAAAAATTCAATTCGAGTAGAAGtctcaataaaaaaattggttGAGAAATATCGAACTCAACGATAAATTGAATTGAGCACTTTACATTTTTTATTGACTAAAAAACTCTCCGAATGATTAGTATTTTACATCATGTTCATTGGATGTGCTGTAACAGTcactttttttgtttggattatGATTTATAATTAGGCATGTACGGAATCTCTTTCCGAAAAATTCCATACCAAAGCTAACTTTCCGAACGCGCGCAGATTCTAATTTGTAATCAGGTTTGTATTTAATCTCCCAATTTGTAggagagaaattaaatttgtaaagaAAATGCTAGCAAGAC
Encoded proteins:
- the LOC139196913 gene encoding uncharacterized protein translates to MNAVNTVQTLSGTNYKKWKQDLEICLGLMDLDIATRENPPPEPATDDITNIKARYEKWHKANRIALLVIKRSMSGTVRGGIPESESAKEFLASIDEKFKESDKAETGNLMNELMTKKYNGMGCVREHILELLDIGAKLNALKVPMSDPFLVHVALNSLPKEYSQLKSTYNAHKEKWSLNELIAICVHEEQHIR